In Planctomycetaceae bacterium, the genomic window GCTGTGACTACGCTTTCCGGGCCGCTGCTTGTGCTTGCGGGAGCGGGGACCGGGAAGACTCGCGTGATCACCTACCGCATGGCGAACCTGATCGCCAGCGGAATTCGGCCCGACCGCATTCTGTCGGTCACCTTCACGAACAAGGCCGCTCGCGAAATGCGCGCACGCGCGTTCGCGCTGATCGGCCGGCGACTGCAGCAGAAACCGACCGTGTCCACGTTTCACGCGTATTGCGTGCGGGTTCTGCGCGAAAACATCGATTCTCTGGGCTATCCGAAGGGCTTTGCGATCTACGACCGCGGCGATCAGGAATCGGCGGCCCGTACGGCTCTGCGGGAAATCCGGCTGGGCGACAAGGCCATGAAACCCGGTGATCTGCTGAACCGTGTCAGCCGCTGGAAGATGGCCGGTGTCACCGAAGACCAGGCCGGCGACTATGCGGAATCGGACTTCGACTTTCTGGCCGCCATGGGATATCGCAGATACCAGAAGCAACTGCGGTCAACGGGAGCCGTCGACTTCGACGACCTGCTGCTGCTGACTTCGCGGCTGTTTCGTGAACATCCGGATGTCCTGCAGAAGCACCAGTCGCGGTTCGATCATGTTCAGATTGACGAATACCAGGACACCAACGCCGTCCAGTTTGAACTTGTCGAAAGGCTTGTCGCCGCTCACGGCAATATCTGCGTTGTCGGCGACGATGACCAGTCCATCTACGGCTGGCGCGGCGCGGAGGTCGAACACATCCTGAACTTCGGCGGGCACTTCCCAGGCACGAAAACGGTTCGTCTGGAGAACAACTATCGCTGCACCGACCGCATCGTGGAAGTTGCCAATCGACTGGTGAAGCACAATCGCCACCGGCATGACAAGAAGCTGATTGCTCACAAGCACCAGGGTTCGCCGATTCGGATTCTTGCCTACAAGGATGAAACGGAAGAAGCGGAAAACGTCGTTCGGGAAATCGCCTACCTGATCAGCGAACTGGGAGTCCGGCCGAAGGATGTGGCGATTTTGTTTCGCACCAATGAGCAGCCGCGACTTTTCGAAACGGAACTGCGGCGGCTGAATGTTCCGTATCGGCTTGTCGGCGGTCAGTCATTCTTCGACCGAAAGGAAATCCGCGACGCTCTGGCCTACATGAAAGCGCTGGCGATGCCAAAGGATGAAGTGTCGCTGCTGCGCATCATCAACACGCCGGCTCGGGGCATCGGCGAAACCACCACCGAAAAGCTGATCGCTCTGGCCGTTTCGCGGGGCGAAAGCCTGTGGGACGTGCTGCCGGATGCCGTCGCGTCCGGAGCGATTCCTCAAAAGGCATCCGTCGCGCTGCGGGACTTTCGAATTCTGCTGGGACGCTACCAGGCAGCGATGCGCGATCAGCCGGCGAACATGGCGCAGATCGCTCGCCGGCTGCTGCAGGAAGTCAACTATGACGCCGAAATCGAACGACACTACAAGGACGAATCTCAGCAGGAAATTCGCAAGTCCGTGCTGCAGGACTTCGTCAATTCCATGGGGCAATATGTGGAACGCGAAGACAACCCGACTCTGGCCGGTTTCCTGGAAACCACTGCGCTGATGGACCGCGACGACGAAACGGATTCGGGAGAAAACCCCGACGTTGTGACTCTGATGACGCTGCATTCGGCCAAGGGACTGGAATTCCCGAGAGTCTACCTGGTCGGCATGGAAGAAGGGCTGCTGCCTCACAAACGCAGCGTCGAAAGCAATCTGGAAAAGGATATCGCGGAAGAACGCCGGCTGGCCTACGTTGGAGTCACGCGTGCGATGGACTACCTGACACTGACGCGCGCGAAGTCCCGCATGAAATGGGGCAAACGCCGCGATTCGAATTGTTCGCGATTCCTGTTCGAAATGCAGAAGGACCCCGGGACCGTCCTGCAGGAAGAACACGTGGGCGATGACGAAGAATCGCAGACACCGCCTTCGCCGCGTGAACCAATGACTATTCGAATTCCTCATGACAACGATGATCCGCCTTTTTGAGTCCGCCGGAAGGATGGCGATCATCTCGGTTCCGGTCGTTGTCAGTCCGTGCGATGCGGACGACCGACCGGGTTTCTGTCCCGGTTTTCCGACGCCATGAAGGAGGATTCTCGCGATGCCAAATCTGCCCAAAGCCGAACATCGGGAACTGACAACGGACTTCGGCACGGCTGTCGGAGCGTCCTATGCCTGGAACGGCGGACAATACTGCGCGATTCACACTTCACGCGGAGTCGTCGGCTGCGGCATCTACGATATTGAATGTGCCAACAAATTCGGAATGGCGTTCGCGATTGCGCGGGGGACTCCCGATCATCCGCTGCGCGAGCCGGAGGACCTTTACGAAGCACGTATCGTGGCCGTCAGCGGCGCCGCTGAACAATTGGGAATCGCGCCGGGAATGACGGGACTGGAAGCTCTGCGACGAATGCTGCAGGCGGATTCCGACCAATAGCGCATTCGCGCCTCCGGACTGCGCCAATCGCAACTCGGCGCGGTGATGGACGTGCTGCACGGACCCCGATAACCTGAACGGCAGACGACCGTCCGTGGAAGATTCCGGCGCCGTGACTTCTTCGATCGCGGCGGCGGCCGATTTGATTCAGCAGGAAAGGCGTTTCACCATGAAGAACGTGATAGTGGTCGCGGCGTTGCTGGCGGCTTCCGCGACGAGTCTCGCGGACGAATCGCCGGATGGCTTTCGTCCGCTGTTCAACGGAACGAATCTCGACGG contains:
- a CDS encoding UvrD-helicase domain-containing protein translates to MNLAGLNAPQRDAVTTLSGPLLVLAGAGTGKTRVITYRMANLIASGIRPDRILSVTFTNKAAREMRARAFALIGRRLQQKPTVSTFHAYCVRVLRENIDSLGYPKGFAIYDRGDQESAARTALREIRLGDKAMKPGDLLNRVSRWKMAGVTEDQAGDYAESDFDFLAAMGYRRYQKQLRSTGAVDFDDLLLLTSRLFREHPDVLQKHQSRFDHVQIDEYQDTNAVQFELVERLVAAHGNICVVGDDDQSIYGWRGAEVEHILNFGGHFPGTKTVRLENNYRCTDRIVEVANRLVKHNRHRHDKKLIAHKHQGSPIRILAYKDETEEAENVVREIAYLISELGVRPKDVAILFRTNEQPRLFETELRRLNVPYRLVGGQSFFDRKEIRDALAYMKALAMPKDEVSLLRIINTPARGIGETTTEKLIALAVSRGESLWDVLPDAVASGAIPQKASVALRDFRILLGRYQAAMRDQPANMAQIARRLLQEVNYDAEIERHYKDESQQEIRKSVLQDFVNSMGQYVEREDNPTLAGFLETTALMDRDDETDSGENPDVVTLMTLHSAKGLEFPRVYLVGMEEGLLPHKRSVESNLEKDIAEERRLAYVGVTRAMDYLTLTRAKSRMKWGKRRDSNCSRFLFEMQKDPGTVLQEEHVGDDEESQTPPSPREPMTIRIPHDNDDPPF
- a CDS encoding DUF1805 domain-containing protein gives rise to the protein MPNLPKAEHRELTTDFGTAVGASYAWNGGQYCAIHTSRGVVGCGIYDIECANKFGMAFAIARGTPDHPLREPEDLYEARIVAVSGAAEQLGIAPGMTGLEALRRMLQADSDQ